One part of the Alligator mississippiensis isolate rAllMis1 chromosome 3, rAllMis1, whole genome shotgun sequence genome encodes these proteins:
- the LOC102562939 gene encoding fatty acid-binding protein, adipocyte, with protein MCEHFVGTWKLISSENFEDYMRELGVGFATRKMAGVAKPNVIISINGDVITIKTESTFKNTEISFRLGEEFEETTADDRRVRSIIILEGGVLKQLQKWDGKETTIRRKLADGNLLVECSMNHVISTRVYEKVSS; from the exons ATGTGTGAGCACTTTGTGGGAACCTGGAAACTGATTTCCAGTGAGAACTTTGAGGACTACATGAGAGAGCTGG GTGTTGGATTTGCTACCAGGAAAATGGCAGGTGTAGCCAAACCAAATGTAATCATAAGCATCAATGGGGATGTGATAACTATCAAAACAGAGAGCACCTTCAAAAATACAGAGATTTCCTTCAGGCTGGGTGAAGAGTTTGAGGAAACTACAGCAGATGACAGAAGAGTCAGG AGCATCATAATACTAGAGGGTGGCGTGCTGAAGCAGTTACAGAAATGGGATGGAAAGGAGACCACAATAAGGAGAAAACTGGCTGATGGAAACTTACTGGTG GAATGCTCCATGAACCATGTTATCAGTACCAGAGTTTATGAGAAGGTTTCTTCATGA